In Sphaeramia orbicularis chromosome 7, fSphaOr1.1, whole genome shotgun sequence, one genomic interval encodes:
- the stk35 gene encoding serine/threonine-protein kinase 35, producing the protein MLTFHKKRAMDICDAKKRRKVSGSVRGCRRSAAGKMKREACKVLRSLTVEDNNNHTEPMEEEDDDNCFSISYLRNDCLEEPAVVVAPRYSLLREVGRGTYGVVYEAIARKTGARVAVKRLQCDAPENVELGLAEFWALTSLENRHQNVVQLEECVLQRNGLAQKMSHGNKRSKQYLRLVETSLKGERILGYPEEPCYLWFVMEFCEGGDLNQYILSRRPDPHTNKSFMRQLTCAVAFLHKNNIVHRDLKPDNILISQKSGSPVLKVADFGLSKVCAGLNSKNGDEHHAVGCKGSNQNNNINVNKFWLSSACGSDFYMAPEVWEGHYTAKADIFALGIIIWAMLERITFIDAESKRELLGTYIRQGSEIVPVGEALLENPKMVLHIPQKARSTMSEGVKKLLHDMLAVNPQDRPDAFQLEVRMDQVTCAA; encoded by the exons ATGCTTACTTTCCACAAAAAAAGAGCTATGGATATTTGTGACGCCAAGAAGAGGAGAAAGGTAAGCGGCAGTGTTCGGGGCTGCAGGCGGAGCGCGGCTGGGAAAATGAAGCGGGAGGCTTGCAAAGTCCTCCGTTCACTCACGGTGGAGGACAACAACAATCACACTGAACccatggaggaggaggacgacgacAACTGCTTCTCCATCAGTTACCTCCGGAATGACTGCCTGGAAGAGCCTGCCGTGGTGGTGGCCCCGCGGTACAGCCTGCTGCGGGAGGTCGGACGGGGAACCTACGGGGTTGTATACGAAGCAATAGCCCGTAAAACGGGGGCCAGGGTCGCGGTGAAGAGGCTTCAATGCGACGCCCCGGAGAACGTAGAGCTGGGTTTGGCCGAATTCTGGGCCCTCACGAGCTTGGAGAACCGACACCAGAATGTGGTGCAGCTGGAGGAATGTGTCTTACAGAGGAACGGTCTGGCTCAGAAGATGAGCCACGGCAACAAGAGGTCTAAACAGTACCTGCGCCTGGTGGAGACATCCCTCAAAG GAGAGCGTATCCTGGGTTACCCAGAGGAGCCATGCTATCTCTGGTTTGTCATGGAGTTTTGTGAGGGCGGAGACCTCAACCAGTACATCTTGTCCCGACGGCCTGACCCCCACACTAACAAGAGTTTTATGCGTCAACTGACCTGTGCTGTTGCTTTTCTCCACAAGAATAACATTGTCCATCGTGATCTGAAGCCCGACAACATTCTCATTTCACAAAAATCTGGCTCACCAGTTCTTAAAGTGGCTGACTTTGGCCTCAGTAAAGTCTGTGCTGGTCTGAACTCCAAGAACGGTGATGAACACCATGCAGTAGGCTGCAAAGGCAGCAACCAGAATAATAACATCAATGTAAACAAGTTCTGGTTATCGTCTGCATGTGGCTCAGACTTTTACATGGCTCCAGAGGTGTGGGAGGGCCACTACACGGCTAAAGCTGATATTTTTGCCCTGGGCATCATCATTTGGGCCATGCTTGAGCGGATCACTTTCATTGATGCAGAGTCAAAGCGTGAACTGCTGGGCACCTACATACGGCAGGGGTCGGAGATTGTACCTGTTGGGGAGGCGCTGTTGGAGAACCCCAAAATGGTTCTCCACATTCCTCAGAAGGCCAGGAGTACCATGTCTGAGGGGGTTAAGAAACTTCTCCACGACATGCTTGCAGTCAACCCTCAGGACCGGCCTGATGCCTTCCAGCTGGAAGTGCGCATGGACCAAGTGACATGTGCTGCATAA